In Burkholderiales bacterium, the following proteins share a genomic window:
- a CDS encoding ATP-binding cassette domain-containing protein: MQVTAHLHVAKLVKSYDGTNVVDGLDLTIEAGECFGLLGPNGAGKTTTLRLCLGLTEPDSGEIAMLGHDVPAHAREARARIGVVPQLDNLDPDFTVRENLVVFGRYFGIARADLEARIPSLLEFAGLTGREGSRIQALSGGMKRRLTLARALVNDPRLIFLDEPTTGLDPQARHLIWERLRKLTNEGRTILLTTHFMDEAERLCDRVAILDRGRKIAEGAPRELIARHIEPQVVEVYGDGAESWAERCGRHAAQRCERTGETVFCYTQNADELTHSLEREQGLRYLHRPANLEDVFLKLTGRELRD; the protein is encoded by the coding sequence TTGCAGGTGACCGCTCACCTGCACGTCGCGAAGCTCGTCAAATCGTACGACGGCACCAACGTCGTCGACGGGCTCGACCTCACGATAGAAGCCGGCGAATGCTTCGGCCTCCTCGGGCCCAACGGCGCGGGAAAGACGACGACGCTGCGGCTTTGTCTCGGGCTCACCGAGCCCGATTCGGGCGAAATCGCGATGCTCGGTCACGACGTGCCTGCGCACGCGCGCGAAGCGCGGGCCCGCATCGGCGTGGTGCCGCAGCTCGACAACCTGGATCCCGATTTCACCGTGCGCGAGAACCTCGTGGTTTTCGGCCGCTACTTCGGCATCGCGCGCGCCGACCTCGAAGCGCGCATCCCGTCGCTGCTCGAGTTCGCGGGGCTCACCGGACGTGAGGGCTCGCGCATACAGGCGCTCTCCGGAGGCATGAAGCGCAGGCTGACGCTCGCGCGGGCGCTCGTCAACGATCCTCGGCTCATCTTCCTCGACGAGCCGACGACCGGGCTGGATCCGCAGGCGCGGCATCTCATCTGGGAGCGGCTGCGCAAGCTGACGAACGAAGGCCGCACGATCCTGCTCACGACACACTTCATGGACGAGGCGGAGCGGCTGTGCGACCGCGTCGCGATCCTCGACCGCGGGCGCAAGATCGCCGAAGGCGCGCCGCGCGAGCTCATCGCACGTCACATCGAGCCTCAGGTGGTCGAGGTGTACGGCGACGGCGCCGAAAGCTGGGCCGAGCGCTGCGGGCGCCATGCTGCGCAACGGTGCGAGCGCACCGGCGAGACGGTGTTCTGCTACACGCAGAACGCTGACGAGCTTACGCACTCGCTCGAGCGCGAGCAGGGCTTGCGTTACCTGCACCGCCCCGCCAATCTCGAGGACGTGTTCCTCAAACTGACCGGCCGCGAGCTGCGCGATTGA
- a CDS encoding alpha/beta fold hydrolase, with product MSEVEIRPMPPSSLQRVSIDGAAGAIETDINDPGDRRRGIALIAHPNPVQGGTKDNKVVTTLAKAFYNLGYVALRPNFRGVGKSEGAHDKGIGETEDLLRVAAYAKERYGDIPLLLAGFSFGSFVQTRVAKRIECERMVLVGPAVIRFPAETVPANTLVIHGEHDEVVPLQNVLDWARPQQLPIVVIPGGEHFFHGRLNQLAQIVVHHCR from the coding sequence ATGTCAGAAGTCGAAATCCGGCCGATGCCGCCTTCGAGCCTGCAGCGCGTCAGCATCGACGGCGCCGCGGGCGCCATCGAGACCGATATCAACGATCCCGGCGATCGCCGCCGCGGCATCGCGCTCATCGCCCATCCCAATCCGGTGCAGGGCGGGACCAAGGACAACAAGGTCGTCACCACGCTCGCCAAGGCGTTCTACAACCTGGGCTATGTCGCGTTACGCCCCAACTTCCGCGGCGTGGGCAAGAGCGAAGGGGCGCACGACAAAGGCATCGGCGAGACCGAAGACCTGCTGCGCGTCGCGGCCTACGCGAAAGAGCGTTACGGGGACATCCCGCTGCTGCTGGCCGGCTTCTCCTTCGGCAGCTTCGTGCAGACACGAGTCGCGAAGCGCATCGAGTGCGAGCGCATGGTGCTCGTCGGGCCGGCGGTCATACGCTTTCCGGCGGAGACGGTCCCCGCGAACACCCTCGTCATCCATGGCGAGCACGACGAAGTCGTGCCTTTGCAGAACGTCCTCGACTGGGCGCGTCCGCAGCAACTGCCGATCGTCGTCATCCCCGGCGGCGAACATTTCTTCCACGGCCGCCTGAACCAGCTCGCGCAGATCGTCGTCCATCATTGCAGGTGA
- a CDS encoding NAD(P)H-dependent oxidoreductase subunit E → MSYYQRHVFFCCNRREDPARCCACGGAQDMRDYAKKRVKDLKLSGAGKVRINNAGCLDRCDEGPVIVIYPEAVWYTYVDKEDIDEIISEHIEHGRIVERLRI, encoded by the coding sequence ATGAGCTATTACCAGCGGCACGTCTTCTTCTGCTGCAACCGGCGCGAGGATCCCGCTCGATGCTGCGCGTGCGGCGGCGCGCAGGACATGCGCGACTACGCGAAGAAGCGGGTGAAGGATCTGAAGCTCTCCGGCGCCGGCAAGGTCCGCATCAACAACGCGGGCTGCCTCGACCGCTGCGACGAAGGTCCGGTCATCGTCATCTATCCCGAAGCCGTCTGGTACACCTACGTCGACAAGGAAGACATCGACGAGATCATCAGCGAGCACATCGAGCACGGGCGCATCGTCGAGCGCCTGCGCATCTAG
- a CDS encoding VanZ family protein — protein MSESNARTNPRAPRGLLARILAVAYLVVIAYTSLQPFGGWWIPPEEIRGFLWAPWPRYITVEDVVVNIAAYVPLGFLLARALMARLGIRRAVFAAAGAAVATSVAMECVQMFMPSRIASNVDVLTNGLGGLIGALASPFFAPTRGLGIRLGRLRDQWFAYGLSADVGIVLVSIWLVTQLHPNAQLFGTGNLRDTFDLPAWGIHTPQLLVATEAAVAGLNLIGVGLVLYALGRRSVPRGFAVTAVLATGLAGKTLSAFAFAKGAAPFAWMTPGVLIGVLVSAVVLYGLTRVRRRTQWIVAGFAFAAAVAVINIAPENPYQTVPPQLLTGPTHMLSFSAIVRALSELWPFLAIIYTATVARELPAA, from the coding sequence ATGTCTGAGTCGAATGCGCGCACCAACCCGCGCGCTCCGCGAGGGCTGCTTGCGCGAATACTGGCGGTAGCTTACTTGGTGGTCATCGCGTACACCAGCCTGCAGCCCTTCGGCGGCTGGTGGATACCGCCCGAGGAGATCCGCGGATTCCTGTGGGCGCCGTGGCCGCGCTACATCACCGTCGAAGACGTCGTCGTCAATATCGCGGCGTACGTGCCGCTCGGCTTTCTGCTCGCCCGCGCGCTCATGGCGAGGCTCGGCATACGCCGCGCGGTGTTCGCCGCGGCAGGCGCCGCGGTCGCGACGAGCGTCGCGATGGAGTGCGTGCAGATGTTCATGCCGTCGCGCATCGCCTCCAACGTCGACGTGCTCACGAACGGCCTGGGAGGGCTGATCGGCGCGCTGGCTTCGCCGTTCTTCGCGCCCACGCGCGGCCTGGGCATCCGGCTGGGGCGATTGCGCGACCAGTGGTTCGCGTACGGCCTCTCGGCGGACGTCGGCATCGTGCTGGTCAGCATCTGGCTCGTCACGCAGCTCCATCCCAACGCCCAGCTCTTCGGCACGGGCAACCTGCGCGATACCTTCGACCTGCCGGCGTGGGGCATCCACACGCCGCAGCTCCTCGTCGCGACCGAAGCCGCGGTCGCGGGCCTCAACCTGATCGGCGTCGGGCTCGTCTTGTACGCCCTCGGCCGCCGGAGCGTGCCCCGCGGCTTCGCGGTCACCGCGGTGCTGGCGACGGGCCTCGCGGGCAAGACGCTCTCCGCGTTCGCCTTCGCCAAGGGCGCCGCCCCGTTCGCGTGGATGACGCCGGGCGTGCTGATCGGGGTGCTCGTCAGCGCGGTCGTGCTGTACGGTCTCACGCGCGTGCGCCGGCGCACCCAGTGGATCGTCGCGGGCTTCGCCTTCGCTGCAGCGGTGGCGGTGATCAACATCGCCCCGGAGAACCCCTACCAGACCGTGCCGCCCCAGCTTCTCACCGGTCCGACCCACATGCTGAGCTTTTCCGCGATCGTGCGCGCGCTGTCGGAGCTCTGGCCGTTCCTCGCCATCATCTATACCGCGACCGTCGCGCGCGAGCTGCCGGCGGCCTGA
- a CDS encoding DHH family phosphoesterase, translating to MPKSYDIFNGDADGLCALHQLRLNEPRDAELVTGVKRDIRLLDRIRAEPGDVLTVLDVSMKSNASALSRVLDAGARVTWFDHHATGEIPRHDALTAHIDTAPDVCTSLIVDRELEGAHRLWAVVAAFGDNLVNAAVGAAQPLALDHTELARLHELGDCLNYNAYGETVDDLHYHPADLYETVKPYKDPRHFIFDEPVFNVLRSALAEDYYRAGEIEAERATEAAAVYVLPNASWSRRINGLYGNRLAQQHPKRAHAVLVAREGGYVVSVRAPVENPHGAAAVCEQFETGGGREGAAGINLLPPSELPRFVDVFEKAYAP from the coding sequence ATGCCCAAATCCTACGATATTTTCAACGGTGACGCGGACGGCCTCTGCGCGCTGCACCAGCTGCGGCTCAATGAGCCGCGCGACGCCGAGCTCGTCACCGGCGTGAAGCGCGACATCCGGCTCCTCGATCGCATACGCGCCGAACCCGGCGATGTGCTCACCGTGCTGGACGTTTCGATGAAGTCGAATGCGTCGGCGCTCTCTCGAGTGCTCGATGCGGGGGCGCGCGTCACCTGGTTCGACCATCACGCGACCGGAGAGATTCCGCGGCACGACGCGCTCACGGCGCACATCGATACCGCGCCGGACGTGTGCACCAGCCTCATCGTCGATCGCGAGCTCGAGGGCGCGCATCGCCTGTGGGCCGTCGTCGCGGCCTTCGGAGACAATCTCGTGAACGCCGCGGTCGGCGCCGCCCAGCCGCTCGCGCTCGATCACACCGAGCTCGCGCGGCTGCACGAGCTCGGCGACTGTCTCAATTACAACGCGTATGGCGAGACGGTCGACGACCTGCACTATCACCCCGCCGATCTCTACGAGACCGTGAAGCCGTACAAAGACCCGCGCCACTTCATCTTCGACGAGCCGGTGTTCAACGTGCTGCGCAGTGCGCTCGCGGAAGACTATTACCGCGCCGGGGAGATCGAGGCCGAGCGCGCCACCGAGGCGGCGGCGGTGTACGTGCTGCCGAACGCTTCATGGAGCCGCCGTATCAACGGTCTCTATGGCAACCGCCTCGCGCAGCAGCACCCGAAGCGCGCCCACGCGGTGCTCGTCGCTCGCGAAGGCGGTTACGTGGTGAGCGTGCGCGCGCCGGTGGAAAACCCGCACGGGGCGGCCGCGGTGTGCGAGCAGTTCGAGACCGGCGGCGGCCGCGAAGGCGCGGCCGGCATCAACCTTCTGCCGCCGAGCGAGCTGCCGCGATTCGTCGACGTTTTCGAAAAGGCCTACGCGCCGTAG